In Triticum aestivum cultivar Chinese Spring chromosome 5B, IWGSC CS RefSeq v2.1, whole genome shotgun sequence, the following proteins share a genomic window:
- the LOC123112276 gene encoding RNA cytosine C(5)-methyltransferase NSUN2, which translates to MGGGRKRGRSQRRHFKQERENVWKDNPRRPPASAGEGGEGNGWQPFATENLAFEAYYKGQQIVPEEEWDAFMSMLRKPLPAAFRINASCQFYQDICSQLENDFRKSLESEVSDDHEKEAIRPLAWYPGNLAWHLNFSRMQLRRNQALESFHEFLKQENEVGNITRQEAVSMVPPLFLNVQPDHHILDMCAAPGSKTFQLLEMIHQSTKPGVLPTAMVVANDVDVQRCNLLIHQTKRMCTANLIVTNHEAQNFPGCSLAKFCPEACAESKLQRLEFDRILCDVPCSGDGTARKAPDMWRTWNIGMGNGLHRLQVEIAMRGIGLLKVGGRMVYSTCSMNPVENEAVVGEILRRCGDSVELLDVSNELPELIRRPGLKTWKVRDRASWLGSHNDVLHYRKNAILPSMFPSGKGTTDSCTAGGSVEVNINAVDADMNESGDMVEGKEETKIATSDSNNGDNANTEEMKQDESESVKVSRGSDEKTDSASIVTEHSDLPLHRCMRIIPHDQNSGAFFIAVLQKLSPLNESLVVEVMKGERSTSKDKASKCSNGQGSDTVPAEEISVQQPGVDDTHVLVEQQNRDMDTEISKDKSSEEAKVVAGEVQNDQATRRDKRKTQNQGRWRGVDPVIFFKDEATIRSIVSFYGIKDSFTLEGHLVTRNPDTNHVKRIYYVSKSVKEVLDLNLKVGERLKITSLGLKIFERQSSKEGSPCTFRLSSEGLPLLLPYITKQILYASAIDFQHLLQYRIIKFPDFVDVKFGEQASALLQGCCVVILREGHEDLESIGMDPSAIAVVCWKGKTNLCVMVTPMDGRELLERISFRFGLKIPKLDDGKPDLKCDDGSDEQPDGGAETVDPDCVPESKASEDMDISDVKDTE; encoded by the exons ATGGGGGGCGGCAGGAAGCGCGGGCGCTCACAGCGTCGTCACTTCAAGCAGGAGCGCGAGAACGTCTGGAAGGACAACCCCAGGCGCCCTCCCGCCTCCGCCGGCGAAGGAGGCGAGGGGAACGGCTGGCAGCCGTTCGCCACGGAGAACCTGGCCTTCGAGGCCTACTACAAG GGGCAGCAAATTGTTCCTGAGGAAGAGTGGGATGCCTTCATGAGCATGCTCCGGAAGCCATTGCCAGCCGCTTTTAGGATTAATGCGAG CTGTCAGTTTTATCAAGACATTTGTTCACAATTAGAAAATGACTTCAGGAAGTCGTTAGAGTCTGAG GTCAGTGATGACCATGAAAAAGAGGCTATTCGGCCTTTGGCCTGGTACCCTGGCAATCTTGCATGGCATTTGAACTTTTCTCGGATGCAACTGAGGAGAAACCAGGCACTTGAGAG TTTCCAtgaattcttgaagcaagagaatgAAGTTGGTAATATTACCAGGCAAGAGGCTGTCAGCATG GTCCCGCCTTTGTTTCTGAATGTGCAACCTGACCATCATATTCTTGACA TGTGTGCCGCTCCAGGGTCTAAAACTTTCCAGTTACTTGAGATGATCCACCAGTCAACAAAGCCTGGAGTGCTTCCAACTGCCATG GTGGTAGCTAATGATGTCGATGTGCAAAGATGCAACCTTCTGATTCATCAGACGAAGAGAATGTGCACAGCCAACTTGATAGTGACAAATCATGAAGCCCAGAATTTTCCTGGCTGTAGCCTTGCAAAGTTCTGTCCAGAAGCATGTGCAGAGTCCAAGCTGCAGAGGTTGGAATTTGATCGTATACTGTGTGATGTGCCATGTAGTGGGGATGGAACTGCCCGTAAGGCTCCTGATATGTGGAGAACATG GAATATTGGCATGGGTAATGGACTTCATCGTCTCCAAGTGGAAATAGCTATGCGTG GCATTGGGTTGCTTAAAGTGGGCGGAAGGATGGTCTACTCAACATGCTCAATGAATCCTGTTGAAAATGAAGCTGTTGTTGGTGAG ATTCTGCGGAGATGTGGGGATTCTGTTGAACTCCTTGATGTTTCTAATGAGCTACCTGAATTGATCCGCCGTCCTGGACTTAAAACCTGGAAG GTACGGGATAGAGCGTCTTGGTTGGGCAGTCATAATGATGTACTTCACTACAGGAAGAATGCAATATTGCCAAGTATGTTCCCCTCGGGTAAAGGTACCACGGATAGCTGTACGGCGGGTGGCAGTGTTGAGGTCAACATCAATGCAGTCGATGCAGATATGAATGAGTCAGGGGATATGGTAGAGGGAAAAGAAGAAACGAAGATAGCAACCAGTGACAGCAATAACGGTGACAATGCCAATACTGAAGAGATGAAACAAGATGAATCTGAGTCTGTTAAAGTTTCAAGGGGCTCAGATGAAAAAACAGATTCAGCCTCCATCGTTACAGAGCATTCAGATTTACCGCTACATCGTTGCATGCGAATTATTCCTCATGACCAAAACAGTGGAGCATTTTTTATAGCAGTCCTTCAGAAACTCTCTCCGCTGAATG AGAGTCTGGTGGTAGAAGTGATGAAAGGTGAGCGCAGTACCTCGAAAGACAAGGCTTCGAAATGTTCGAATGGTCAGGGATCAGATACGGTGCCGGCTGAAGAAATTTCAGTTCAGCAGCCAGGGGTTGATGACACCCATGTTCTTGTTGAGCAACAAAACAGAGACATGGATACTGAAATTTCAAAAGATAAAAGTTCTGAGGAAGCTAAGGTGGTTGCTGGTGAGGTGCAAAATGATCAAGCGACAAGGAGAGATAAAAGAAAGACCCAGAACCAAGGCAGATGGAGAGGGGTTGATCCTGTGATATTTTTCAAAGACGAAGCGACAATCAGAAGCATAGTGTCTTTCTACGGCATCAAGGATTCATTTACCCTTGAAGGCCATCTTGTGACTAGGAATCCTGATACTAATCATGTTAAAAGAATATACTACGTCTCAAAATCAGTTAAAGAAGTTTTGGACCTCAATTTGAAAGTTGGTGAGCGGCTGAAAATCACTTCACTTGGCTTAAAGATATTT GAAAGGCAGTCGTCAAAGGAGGGTTCACCATGCACATTTAGGTTGTCATCCGAGGGATTGCCTCTGCTGCTTCCTTACATCACCAAACAGATTCTATATGCATCTGCAATAGACTTTCAGCACCTCTTACAATACAGAATCATTAAATTCCCTGATTTTGTGGATGTAAAATTCGGTGAGCAAGCTTCAGCTTTGCTACAAGGTTGCTGTGTCGTAATATTACGCGAAG GGCATGAGGATCTAGAGTCCATAGGCATGGATCCCTCTGCAATCGCCGTTGTTTGTTGGAAAGGAAAGACCAATCTGTGCGTCATGGTCACTCCCATGGATGGGAGGGAGCTGCTTGAAAGGATCTCATTTCGTTTCGGGCTCAAAATCCCAAAACTTGATGATGGGAAGCCTGACCTGAAGTGTGATGATGGATCAGATGAGCAGCCCGATGGTGGCGCCGAGACGGTTGATCCAGATTGTGTGCCTGAGAGTAAAGCATCAGAAGACATGGATATCTCAGACGTCAAGGACACGGAGTAG